GTCTCCGCGGCCATGCCGATGATCATCTGGCTGCGGACGATGGCGCTGCAGGCGCAGAAGCGCGCATTGCAGGCCAGCGCTCAGGCGAGTTCGTACACCCTGGCTCTGACGACCACTCCGCCCATTCCGGAGATCGAGCAGAACCACATCACTCACGGAGTCCTGGAAGCCACCAACTTCCTCGGCATCAACACGATGCCGATCGGGCTCAATGAGATCGACTACTTCGTCCGGATGTGGAACCAGGCGGCCGGGGCGATGGAGGCGTACCACGCCGAAACCACCGTCAACCTGCTGTTCGAGCCGATCGTGCCGATGACGCCGATCGTCCTCCCCGGGGTCGGTGAGACGACCGTGGCGGCAGCGCTCGCGTCGACGGCTCCGCGGACGGCAATGGGTGCGGCCCGCAACATGACGATCGAAGGGCTCAGCGCCCTGTCCACGCTCTCATCGGTCAAATTGGCCACGGGCAATGCCGCCGCGCAGGCCAACCATGCCGAGCAGCGGGCGGTCGGGGCGGCCAGCAAGGGCGACAACGCGGGTCAGCAGGAAAAGGACCCGAACGAGAAGAACCCGATGCAGCAAGGCATGCAGATGGCCATGCAGATGGGGCAGCAGGCCGGGCAGCTCGCGGGACAGATCCCGCAGATGCTCCAGTCCCAGATGCAGACCTTCACGCAGCCACTGCAGCAGGTGACGCAGATGGTCAGCCAGTTCTCCAGCATGGGTGGCAGTCAGTCGGGCATGCAGTCCGGACTGATGGGGGCGATGCCGTTCTCGAACCATCCGCTGGCCGGTGGCACCGGCCCGAGTTCGGGAGCGGGCCTGGTGCGCGCGGCATCGCTGCCTGGCGCGCTCGGATCTCCGCCGCGCACGGCGCTGCTGTCCAGCATGTTGGGCATCAGCGGAGAGGCCAAGCCGGCCGCGGCCGCCTCGGCCATGGGTCCCGCGGGCCCGATGGCACCGGTGGGTAGCGGCGCCGGAGGGGGCGGTGGTGCACCGGTGCACGCCGCCAAGAACAAGGAAGAACAGAGCGGCGGCACGAAGGACGGATTGATCGCGCCGACCGCCCTGACATACGACCAAACAGAAGACGCCGACGACGACTGGTAGGCGTCCACGACAAGAACTTTCCGGCCACCCGGCCGGAGGACTCGCCAATATCTATCTGGTGAGGACAAA
Above is a window of Mycolicibacterium boenickei DNA encoding:
- a CDS encoding PPE family protein — its product is MVAVPPVPPTWFALPPEVNTARLMVGAGPAPMLQAATGWEGLAILLETQADELAGALSNLTAVWSGGASERAVSAAMPMIIWLRTMALQAQKRALQASAQASSYTLALTTTPPIPEIEQNHITHGVLEATNFLGINTMPIGLNEIDYFVRMWNQAAGAMEAYHAETTVNLLFEPIVPMTPIVLPGVGETTVAAALASTAPRTAMGAARNMTIEGLSALSTLSSVKLATGNAAAQANHAEQRAVGAASKGDNAGQQEKDPNEKNPMQQGMQMAMQMGQQAGQLAGQIPQMLQSQMQTFTQPLQQVTQMVSQFSSMGGSQSGMQSGLMGAMPFSNHPLAGGTGPSSGAGLVRAASLPGALGSPPRTALLSSMLGISGEAKPAAAASAMGPAGPMAPVGSGAGGGGGAPVHAAKNKEEQSGGTKDGLIAPTALTYDQTEDADDDW